The Anas acuta chromosome 9, bAnaAcu1.1, whole genome shotgun sequence sequence TGCTCTTTTTGGTCTTCTAGTTAGGATAGCAGTCCTACTACTAtgtcttgaagaaaaaatccttATAACAAAGACATCTCGAGGTGTGTTAAAACTAGGAATATAAAACTGAGATGTGTTTAAATTATCACTAAACAGGGAGATTACTATTACTTTGaaataaactcattttctgtcCAAAGTTTGTTAGCAGTAttgtcagaaacattttttctttcaggaaaaaggaatgGCATGGGAGAGCTGTTAAAATCAGATGTGGACAATAGACtgtgactttttgtttttctcttacgATCTCAAACACAAAGGTTTAATATGGTTGTTGAGGGGTCCAGGCACACAATACAGTAGCACCTACACCAGTGGTTTACAAGTTAAAATGAGTTGCGAACAGCATGGAAGCAGCCAGCCTATCTGTTCCCTTTCTGCAAGGGAAATGAGTGTAATAGGAATATTTAGAAAAGTaactcagaaagaaagaaaaggttacAGTCATGAGAGAGAAGCATTGACCTTAATCTACAAAGCAGGAAACctgctttctgattttattcttaGAATTCTTGGCAAACTACTGTAATAAAATATCAATATATGGTAAACTTTGTTGAGAAAACTAAAGTGAAAAACTAAGCCCTCACCTCAAAGAGGCGAAATGAGGCAGGAGGTCAAATCAATGGCCTGCTCAGCCCAACAGTTCTAGTTTTTGTGAACTAGGGATACTCAAGTACTTCTTCCTGTAGAAAGAAATTGTTCGTGCTGTGTGGTACTAGTGCATAACTGAGGAGGGgaatagaaaacaaatgcacACTACATTAGAGTTCTGTGGCATTAAGGAGAATGCAAACAAGTGTTTAATTATTAGAACCCAAATAATATATTGGAATGTTTCCACTGTTACATTAATGAAGGTCATTTGCCACCTGAACATAAAATCACAAGGCTTTCAGGATGAGCAGTCAATGATGTCTTTAAACAGTTGAGGCTATAAACAAAATTAACTTCTTTAAACTACCTATATTTGTTAATTAACCAATGTAGTGATGAAAATCATGACCTTTAATAAAAGGCCTCTAACATGAAATTTTGTGTCACTGTTGCTGTGGTGAGTAATAACTAAAGTAGATGCATAATCCTTTCATTAAACATAAAATGGATAATAATATAGTCCAAACAATGTACAGTGTTGGTCTTTGAATTGCATCTTATGCAAACTCCCCATGTAAACCAGTTATGAGATAACAGTGAAATGTAGATGGAAGATGTAAGCCAGGATGTAAAGTTTCTATTTCTATAGGAAAGCTTCTGTGAGCATTAACCATTAATTTTAACCATGTCTAGTGATTTATCCAAAAACAGGTGAGAGCAATTGTCAGACCAAAGCTTTTAGTTAATCCTGCTTTAAAAATTTCCCAACACAATCAGACAGAAATCTTACATTCTGCTAAATCCACACACAGGTATAAAACAACCAAATTTTTTTACATGGCAGTATCATGTCAGCACACAGCACGTAACAGTCAAGCAGCTTTTACGGAAGTTATATTGCTTTTATGAACCTTATATTGTCTGGGAAGGTGGAAAGAACTACAACTACCCCTAAACACACAGATCAGACAGCCAAACATCTGCTCTAACATTATTTTGTAAATACTgttcttttcagttttccatttaaataataCTTTGTTTTGGCATAGAAAACATGGAGTTCAGTTCATTTGATGCCTCCTAAAACCCTAAACCTTTTGATACAACAGAGATGCAAGTTCAACActagaataataaataatacaagaCTCAAGTTTTCTATTATTCTGTTACTTGGTTATACCAGGAAAAAGAGTCAAAACCAAgtgatttttaacattttttttattcacaggtttacaaaataatctttaataaataatatcAGCAGCATTCAAGATACCTCTCTGTCTGCTTCTTGATTTCATATGATATGCaaagataaaaattacattaaattctTTGCATGTTCACTGTAACGCAAGAACCTGTCGTTTATCCTctagaatttcttccttatcaTCCATTTGGCCTTCATCATAGCCCCTTAAAAGAAATACACAACAATGATTATTAGCAGCTCAAATTCCTCAAGCTACTCTAGCTAAAGCAATTCAGACATGTTcacatacacagaaataaaaggcagaaaaatagtttttactGTATACATACAAGTATGCAAGTATACATAACTGCAAGCTACTATATTCATTATATCCCCCTCAGCTTTTATCACATATATTTTCACATCTTAAACAAGAAGGCAAAAGAACACTGTCACTATTAGGCCTAGGTACAGAAAGCCCACATCCTAAGATGAGTAAATTAGGAGCttcttttcagggaaaaaaaaaaaaaaaaaaaaaaaaagttagtgacctaatttttcagaattttcagaaattcCCAAATTTATAATTTAGGGTctcaacaacaaaatatatcaCTTTACTCTAAATTTGAGAGTACTGACTTAAAACACCAGGATACAAAATACCAGGATACAAAATAGGTCATGCTAACATTTGTAaacaggataaaaaataaaatcggAAAGTTAAGACTTTATTTCAGTACTGGCAATATGTTTGTTTAATATGCATATTAAGCATTTTACAGTATCATAAAAACATACTTGGGGAGTTTAACTTACCCAGGCATATCATCTCTGTTCTGGTCTTTTAGTTCCAAGTTTTTATGGAAATCTGTAACGTTTCCACATATCTTCCTCAAGCATCTGCTAGAAGAGGTTACATCTTCAGAAGTTAAGCTGTAAAGTTTTTCTTGTgaacctgaaatattttcaattatttcagtaaaaaatataaacaaaaaattcaGTAAACAAAAAGTTCAGGATACTTGTTTGAAAGAAATCCATGCTCTGAAAGAGTACCTATCATATTCTGTAGATTTCTCCAACAAAATTGaggaaagtagaaaaaaaaaaaaaaggaaagctgcatGACACAGTTTGCTTCTACTAAATTAAGGGTAGGCTGAAGTAtgatcaaaaagaaataaatcaatctTCAATTACATACGTCCCAATATCAGTTAGAtctaataataacaaaataaatggctacttgttttcattacaagaataaaaggggaaaaaaaaggcaatattgCCACTTACTTGCATAACTTTGTAATTCTTTTTCCAGAGTAAGTAGGGCTTCTTGGTCAGCAATATATTTCCAATGATCCTCATCTTGCTTAGTTACATCAATGCACTCATGCTTTGGTATCTCACCATCAACTCTAAACATTTGCATAGGTGAACTCTTTGGTCTTGGCTGAATATTTTTTGGACAACTTCTAGTCAGCTTATGCTGTAGCATATCTGCCGAATGAGGTCTTTTGGACTCATTCCCTGAAATCACACAAAGTCACAACTTCTAACAAAGTGGTATATAAATGTCATTTTACCCAAAATACAAATGTACAGATGAAGTTATAAAAATCAcctaaaatcaaaataatcacCACAGAGCTTCTACCAAGAGCTTCACCAAgcttctaattttatttatatatctaaATAACCAGATCAGAAGTCCACACAAGACAAAACATTGAGCAAAAAATTTGCTGCAATCttcttgcaaaagaaaactttactccaatcactttttaaattcttaaattattttaacaggtattttaaaaacctcaaaatggaaaaaaaaaaggcataattttcctctcatatttaaaacaatatttcataATAACATTCATAAAAGCTCAAAGATTTAGACATGCAGATTGTCACGAAAAAAGAGAACTTCTGTTATGATAGGTGTTACAAGCGTGCCTTGTGCAACTGGTGGTTATGTTGTCAATGTATTAGCAACCACATTTGAcattgcatttaattttgtaatattaTCAATGCTTACATAAAACAGTAGTTTTAATGAgtgaaaatatgatttatataATCAGAAGAAAGGCAAGAACAGTTATGAACAGCCAGTACAGACAAATCTCAAACTGTGCTTCTTTCTAGCTGGAACAAATCAGACTGATATTTCCGTGACTGTTCATATTCTGCTCATTTAAAGCACTGCGAGACTGTGAAGaacatttataaaagaaaaacgTTATAAAAGTATTGGTTAATGTCTTCCTATTAGCAGCTGAATCCATCATGGTGATTTAAATATCTGCCAAAACTCCAGAACGCCTGCAATATTaatagtttgttgtttttctgcttctattCACCATATGGAACAAAAAGTCACCTGTTAGTTCCACATCTCTAAACATAAAAACAGGGGGAtacattctctctctttttttttcccctctatgtGTTACTATCAATCCCCTAATGGAGTtttttgagaaatgttttctgagtATTATGATGAATTAATGATGAATTTTTGATAGTTAAATCTTTGGTACAAAGGTTTCTTTTACAAAGGCTGAATTCCTATGTAAGTGTCAATTATAAGTTTTCAAATGATTTCATCATAAATTCTGTAAAACTTCACACACTTTGCACTACATTCAGGAGGGGGAGACCACAACAGACATTGTTGTATGTAATGAAGAGGAATACACAAGCTCTATCAAACACAAGTTATAGGCATGTCTCCTGTTGAATAATACAACTGAAGAAAGCAAatcttgaaatatttgttttcatctctgGGAAACAGCAGTTTGATTACCAGGCCTGACCACAGCCATATCTGCTTAATGGTGGTGCATTATGGGGAGTCACACACTGCGCACTGACAGTCGCATGCTGTTTTACAGATTTCAACTTAatgttgttttctctgaaataacGTAAGATTCTGTGCTGTCAGATTCTGCCTTATCAGTTGTTGCCATTCAAAAGActaattaaaaattgaaagattccaaaaatatttgttatacaTAAATATTACAATCCTAACAGAGAAGAAGCCAGTGCTATGACTCCCATCTCACAGGCATGAGCACCTAAACTGAGTAGATCACTAAACTATAttctttgcttaaaataaacaagctaACAAACatccttaaaaataagtatCAGGAAAAATAACCTGTTAAAGTAGGGTCTCATATTTATTATCCTTACCTGAGTATGATCTGCACACTACCATCAGGGGAGAAATTCTATTTTGAGTCTCAAGACCACTTGAAGATCTGTTCAATTGACTTTCTATGACACCTTGAACTACAGAGTCATCAGCACATTCACTTAAACTCCTGTCAGCAACCCACTTCTTATGTCCTGAAATAAGAAGTATTAGAGGAAAATCTTTGTTGATTTTGTGTTTACACATATTTACTGTTACtacattttctgaatttaatttctgtgatttaaagAAGTCATGCATCAAGTTTTCTGCACATAATATAATCAAGcatataacaataataatttttaaattcaagtGATATACTAAATCAAATTAATACTCATGTTTGCCAATCATGTCACGTGTTGTTTCATATACCATTAGAAGCAATAGCATTAACAATGCCTTTTGGTGATGTATATTATgcacaaggaaaagcagaaatttccAGAAATACTGGAACCAAATTTCCAGGTGATACAGAGAAGGATACACATGTATGGCTCTAAATTAATGTGATTTAATAGTGGTAGTgaatttgtttcatcttttcacACCACCAGTTGTGTATGCTGGCATAATTGTTACTCCAAAGTGACTTCTAAAAGTAAGCTGGATTCAAGCTACATAAAGTGAGGGGTGTCTTACAGTGGCAGTGATAAATAAGTATTGTGTTTGAGGATTTCATATGCCATTACCTGGAAATGGGATACTCCTTTTCATTGCGCTTGAGTCAGCAGGCAGTGAAGAACTTGCTTCCAGCGTTACTTGTTTAGGGTTTACGCCTACAACAAAGAAACCTTCAAGTCCCCGATACTGTGGAGAAgcagatttctgtattttggaTACATCCTGTAACTtgaataaaacacaaacagattagaaacaggaaaatgcttCATAAATTGCCCTGGAAAATTTATATTCATAAAATGCTCATTTTATAAAACTTAGAATGATTCTCATAGCCTAGTGTAATGGATATTCAAAAGGCTGGTGGCTTTACATGATACAATGCTTTCAAATCCTATAAGCTTCCATTGCTAACTTTGCAAGAgtctgagcctcttcttctgTTGACTGACTGTGGACATTAGAAGTGGCTCTTTGATTGTTAACAAATATCTTTGTAAACATCAGCTAAAGCAATACAGTGACTCTAAATCTAATGTTCCAACTTTctccagactttttttctttccacttttttttttttttttttttttttaactgaaagaacattttgaatattttagaTTAGGTAAGTGTATCAACCTTGATACTAACATGGGAAGGGCTATTTTATCTTCTCAGATaagctctttaaaaaagaaaaaaaaaaaagtatcaacaGAAGACTGACAACACAAAGCAGAAGGTATGAAAGCCTCCATCCCCTTAGATGAAATATGGAAGCAATAACAATCCTCTGAAGAAAACTACTGTTGGTTGCTTTGAGGGATTTTCTGGAGGAAGATGGGAAATAGAGGTAGAGTATTTTGTGGTAACTATACATCTATCACTGTCTCTCAACCAATTCAGCAACAGGGTATGTTCCTCATGATAACCTGGGAAAGTAGATTAAGCTACAGTTTATATATCTTTAATTGCTAAGCATAACATTTTACCGCTGAGGACGTTGTAATTACAGGCATAACCAAACTCTGGCTGTTGCAGCCACCATCCAGTTCTTGTGAATCTTTATCATTTTTCTGCAATTGTATCTCAAAGAGATAATTGTTGCTCATTAGTTCACTAGGGTCAGAGGTCTTCTCAGGTAGTTTACAGGAGCTGAGTGATCTTCCCGCAGTCTTTAGTTCGATAGTGTccttttgttctgcatttctttcaagAACACTGCAGACAACCATTTTTTCTACaagagtaaaaacaaaattgtgccttttttttttcttaaatggaaACTGCTATGAATTACAATCTGCAAGTCTACTATATTTTATGAGATTAGAATACGAAACCTCCATTCaagctttatattttaattttcataggGCTTTCATTAtggcataaaataaaaagaacagttaATATTCATCAGCTTCCTGACTGATATCCTGAGATGCTAACATACCCAGACCAGTCTTACCAGCTAGCAGGACCTGTTCCATATCTAATGCATGTGTTCCCATACATCACTGTTCATGAAAAGAGTAAATCTTGATAATACTCTTAACATACTTCCAACTAGTCCATGATAATACATTTCACAGTTACCATTATAGTCTAGGTAGAGTCAACACAAAAACTCCAATAATGgcaattttgaaatatttctttaaaaattgtaataatggtttgaaatacattttattagaCTGTGAATAATTCTACatactgctttgctttgtctaTACAAGACATAGccattttactttttatccTGTGACAAAATAgtaatttatataataaaaacagttttcaaaatttaCCATGCaaaatttcttcagaagaaacagGATATCTGTCAAGAGGAAGATGCAAAAGATACGGAGTGTCAGCTGTGGCAGTTAAATGACACGATGACTTTCTCATCGTGCCCACAGTTTCTTCTGGCAAAAAGTCTAGTAGTGTGTTGTTCTGACTTGCAACTGCTGGAAAACTTTGAAACAGACGAAGCAGGAAAGatcagaagagcaaaagaaaatatagcaCATCTTATCATGAATATATTGTGGCATGCCAGAAGAATCACACATATCATTTAAAATGACAGTCAATATTAGGGCTCTAAGTTTCATCAGGATTTACAAAATTAGTTATATGAATATCAGCACATAATACTGACATGTTACATATTTGTCTGCATGTAGTCCCTGCTCCTACTTAGTTAAGAGCATACAGAAGAGTAATTTTACCTTTAATTCCAAACATATGAAGGAATATATCTTAGACGGTTTAACAGGAAGGAATATATCTTAGATGGTTTAACATTTGGAGTGatcaagcaaataaaataaagaaatttcaaAGTGATATATCTCCAGTTACAGACAGTTAATAGTATAGTCATCATATCATTAGGTCACTCAAATGACAAGAAAACTAAGCGAGAGTAGATTTAAATTGGATAATAGGAAGCAAATATTTACTATGAgggaggtgaggcactggaataggttgcccagagaagctgtagatgtcCCATCCCTAgaagtattcaaggccaggctggatggggctttgggcagccaaAATCTAgaggaaggtgtccctgcccatggcaggggattggAACTGGATTGGATTTAAAGTCCCTCCAATCcaaccagtctgtgattctatgaaatggtAGAAAGAACAACTTTCAAGGACAACAAACAGCATTCAGACAGTATCTTGGAAGAAATGTAAAGGAAGGGAAAGTAGTAACTGACAGTGTCATGACTCTGCCAAAGACTATGTCTTGTGACGAGGATGAGCAGACATATATTTTAACGgtgctttaaaacaatttataatCAAGGATTCTCCCCATTCATATGAAGTATGATTGTCTGCAAAGAAAAGAACCTGCTATTTAGGAATATAACTAAATCAGAAGTTAGGAttacttccttttctgttccaAATAATCTCTGTATTTCTCATACCTTTCAAACTCTTCAAGTGGTTCAGTTTTTCTTTGGTTATTCATTTCTATAGCCCCAGCTTCCGTCACCAAAAAGTTACATGATTCTTCCAAGTTCGTGCAATAAGACtaagttataaaaatatatattcagcaATTGATTATGATTACAAAAAGGAATATGAACTCAAGTGATTAAAAgtgtatagatttttttttgtataattacTATACATTCAGAGTCCACGGACACAACAAGAGAAAACTATTGTAAAAGGGAACAGGTATgtatagatagatatatattttatttagaaattatttaactGTTGTTAATTTAAGTTTGTAATAGATCACTACTTGAACAAACCATTTAAGATCACTCTGAAGATTCATGAAGTTCTTGACTACATACTTACATCATCAAGAAATTCAATTTTCAGAGTGGGCTCTGCACTTTCAGGAACAGTTTCAGGAACAGTTTTAGGTACCAGCTCTCTAAATACAGATGTCCAATATCTCTTCACCTCTTCAACtatgaaatataattaatttgatgcattttttattttttctcacctATGATACACTtataaaaaggcaaaacttttatttttctactttcttctttattgttactcttttttttaaaggcagaaagGGCTTAAGTAACTGTTCAGAAAtcatactcaaaaaaaaaaattccccccaaaatatttaatagttagtttcaattaaaaaaaaaaaaaactattataCCTGTTAAATCATTgacatcatcatcatcatcatctcctTTTTCACCTCCTCCAATCACAGCCTGATGTGGCACTGTCTGTGTTTGCATAGGCCTTAAATCTTTAATGCAAATACCAGATATTTCATCAACAgcagctctaaaaaaaaaatgaaaagaaaaaaaaaaaaaaaaacattaaaaaaaaaagtctttttatgTCATTAAAGAAAATCCACACTATTTACTGCATCGGTATTTACCACTGCTAAAAAGCAGCAACTCCTAATTTCCGTGCAATGACCTCACACCTCAGGGACTAACAAAGTAACTCGTCTATATTTATGGAAGTATCATGAagatcttccttctttttctctataAAACTCCTGTAGCAAAAACAGACTTCCAAATATCATTATTGCTCTTCAAATTCTACAACACACTGATAGCAGAGAGAATCTCTCCAAGTATTCCCTCTGCTGTAATTCTGATACACGAAGTCATCAACTCTGGCTATAGTTAATACTTTTTAAGATCAAGTACTTTGTCACCTTAATTAACTCTTGGTAATATAGCTAATATTAAAAAGTTTCAATGCAATTTTGTTAATGCTATAAAGCGTTTCTGACCTTCACCAGCACCAGCAATTTCTACAATACCTTCTGTATTTCTTAAGCAAGAGTTTCTCCATGTAGCTCAGGCCACCCTCCTTGAATTGAATTTGGAAACGTTCTTTCACACTAGTCAGATTGGTCTGTACCTCACAAATTCCAACAGACTCTAgtagaattattaaaaaaaaaaagttcaaatttATAAACTTGCTATTTAGATACATTATTTTTGAATGAATGTCACATTAGTAGCTTATGCCTAGCTAAGTCTTTGCATAATTCTAAAATTTAAAGTGTCAGGATAATTCTAgtagacaaaaagaaacaggGAGTTTGGAGTCACATAAATAATTTGCAAACTTGTTTGGATTTACTGGATTCAGCTGGAAAGAATTCACAGACTGTCAGAATCTGCAGAAAATAAGGTCTTCGCTTAGATTTAGATAGGACTGCATATCTAAAGGTTACCCAGCTTCTCCTTTTACGACTAAAAGGtcagtaaataaatttcaaGACACACATAAATATTCTACAGATAAGCAGCAACATATGCAAGCATTCCTTGCACCTAATGATATATAACAGATTTCTCATTGCACCTGTAAATCCTTTGACATATACGATTGCCTTTAATTCACAGAAATCTACTTTCTAGATGCATGAGAtcttaaaaaacatatttacacAATATATTTAGCAGTAGCACTAGCCAGTAAAACCTCATTCCTTGCAACTTCGCATATAAAGGGAGACTACTACAAACTGGGGAAAGCCAAAACAGTGCAGGGGGGAACAACAGTATTGTGTATTTTTGTACAAAAATCTAAGAATGATGACAATGAATGAAGACGAATGAAGACAATTTGCACAAATCCAATCAGACAAgagttattttgtatttttccatgaaTACTTGAAGTGATTGCATCTTTTCACTGGAACAAAGAAATATTAGGAGCCTGTGGaatgtaaacagaaaatatactttGATACAACATACAAAGTCCCAAGCCACGCACGTTCTTTGTCTTAGTTAAAAACTTGGACTTTATGGTTTGGCATTACCATTCACATTAAAttcttaaatgagaaaaaaatgctatagaAAAGTATAGACACAGATTGAACAATCCGGCTAAGGTAACAGTTAATTACAAAAATtctaataaaacaacaacatgtacattatatatatctataaaaaaaaaaaaaaaaagaaaaaacatttactaCTCTAACAGAACACCTATCTTCACTAGCTGCTAACTAGCTGCTAACTCATCAAAATGGCCACTCAAGTTTTTAATGTgcaattaaaatagaaaaattcaaACCTGATAGGACCTTGCCAGCATGCTGTTCTTTTCTGTGATCACAACTACCATTTCTCCATTGAATCAAAGCTTCCTGAAAAGACTTTGCAGATTCCTCCTCATTAAATGTACCATTTAGTAATAACCCTTTGTCCTGATCGTCAAGGCCTGTCCAGGCTGATTCCGAGAAGAGTTCCTAAATCAGTTCCACAACATAATTAATACAGCACTTCTAATGATCCTCTCCCCAGTTACATAACAGCaccaacatttttattattagctATGGAAATGGAGCACCCTGTTTTCTGCCCTTAGTTTAGCTACCCTGGTAAACAGAGTCACTGTTTCAAGTGATCTTGCTCATGACTGAATTGCAATGTTCTATCAagagcaaaaaaagcaaaacaaacaagcaaacaaacaaacaaacaaaaaaaaaaaactagtataagcacataaaaatatatatttaaatacttttagtAGGCAGAAAGCAGTAGTTACAGGTAGCCTACATCCTATGTATAGGATAGATATTATGCGCAGAGACATAAACAGAGGTTAACAGACTGAGCAAGTCTGATAGCCTGATCCCTCATTTGGTACAATGTGAGAAACCTAAGACCACTCTGTTTAAGATGTCAAAAAtgttaacaatatttttattttttgtttctgaactgTGTACTACCTCAGCACTGCTTACTGACACTGGCAAAGATGAAAATCTGTTTGAAGTGACCTGATGTTTGCAGTTTACTTTCTTCTCCTCATGATTAATTTTAGATTCATTCAGATTTACTTGGTTGGTGAAGTGATGGACAACTTCCAATTTTCCAAAATGCATATTGGCTTCTGTCTGTTGATAGAACATTACAAAAcctttaatttaatataaatataatccAACTTTCcaccaaacagcaaaacagaaggtAGCAAGAGAACTGCATATTGAAAACAGAATGATGGCAATGCAAACACATACTAATTTTAATAATCCCAGTGcaaaaacatgaacaaaagTCAATAATCTGAATACTCCACTGGGTATGACACAGGACAAACCAACTGGAATATCAGTTCACACTTAAAAATCCAGGAAAGTCCTAGGAAGAACTAGATAACTGACTAAAAATTGCTACAGATCAAGAGTTTTGCTCCACTGGAACTTCACTGATGTGCAACCTATCgtagaacaaacaaaaaaaaaattactgttaaaATGTAATATGAAGACTTTGATTACCAACTCTTGAATGATTATCAAGCAGtagtaaaaattattttatgtcaATCCTTTCTACACACAGAGAAAGGCCAAAAGGGAAGATAATTTGTCTATAAAGTCAAAGTAAAGCATAGCACATACTCTTACCACCAAAACACATGAGCAGAAGAGGTACAGTCAGAACGTTTAATCTTTAAGAGTCAAAGATGTCAAGCAGTCATTGCAAAACTAGAATTTACTCACATCTTCTCATTTCCACCTACTCTACACTATAATCGACCCAGCAACTTTGCAATTGCTGGTTACGCATTAAATGGTACTTGTGACATACCAGCGAGCATGCCAGGACACTAACTGCTTCAAATAGCtgttacttttttccttttgctgtctTCCTCTGTTTCTTATACTGCACTGCTGGATGAATAAGTTTCAATGGTTACTGTATGAACATGCATGTTTTGTCATGTTCCTTAATCATGATTGTTTTTTCACCAACATGTTGCTAAAACACATAAAGATGACAAACATATACTAAAGGAGAAACAATTAAATTTGTCTCTGTAATTGCCATTCTCTTTGTCTCATTCTGTTTTCTAATGCACATGCATCCAAAAGTACACAGCTAAAGATtgtgttgatttctttttcaccacatgaagaaaataatcttaGACTACAGTAGAATTCAGAAGTCACATTTGAAGGAAATAGTTTTTTTGACGTAGCTTTATGCAACTACTCTTCTTGAGAATGAACAGTTGCATTATGTATGGTTCTTTTTGGTAC is a genomic window containing:
- the ZBBX gene encoding zinc finger B-box domain-containing protein 1 isoform X1, which produces MNSSGFVILPGSKSGTSVRLKAKTVRELRLEKVQLEMENKEMEKKLQQLQSNMSREKEERKKSSAYHWKSGQAGPMTIQARVLSQSKEKNYKVSSGKVKLQILKEQTKEPVKEPFKHGMSNSVAHEKSEVKELACGQCETKSRLLTEANMHFGKLEVVHHFTNQVNLNESKINHEEKKVNCKHQVTSNRFSSLPVSVSSAEELFSESAWTGLDDQDKGLLLNGTFNEEESAKSFQEALIQWRNGSCDHRKEQHAGKVLSESVGICEVQTNLTSVKERFQIQFKEGGLSYMEKLLLKKYRRAAVDEISGICIKDLRPMQTQTVPHQAVIGGGEKGDDDDDDVNDLTVEEVKRYWTSVFRELVPKTVPETVPESAEPTLKIEFLDDSYCTNLEESCNFLVTEAGAIEMNNQRKTEPLEEFESFPAVASQNNTLLDFLPEETVGTMRKSSCHLTATADTPYLLHLPLDRYPVSSEEILHEKMVVCSVLERNAEQKDTIELKTAGRSLSSCKLPEKTSDPSELMSNNYLFEIQLQKNDKDSQELDGGCNSQSLVMPVITTSSALQDVSKIQKSASPQYRGLEGFFVVGVNPKQVTLEASSSLPADSSAMKRSIPFPGHKKWVADRSLSECADDSVVQGVIESQLNRSSSGLETQNRISPLMVVCRSYSGNESKRPHSADMLQHKLTRSCPKNIQPRPKSSPMQMFRVDGEIPKHECIDVTKQDEDHWKYIADQEALLTLEKELQSYASSQEKLYSLTSEDVTSSSRCLRKICGNVTDFHKNLELKDQNRDDMPGGYDEGQMDDKEEILEDKRQVLALQ
- the ZBBX gene encoding zinc finger B-box domain-containing protein 1 isoform X4, with protein sequence MNSSGFVILPGSKSGTSVRLKAKTVRELRLEKVQLEMENKEMEKKLQQLQSNMSREKEERKKSSAYHWKSGQAGPMTIQARVLSQSKEKNYKVSSGKVKLQILKEQTKEPVKEPFKHGMSNSVAHEKSEVKELACGQCETKSRLLTEANMHFGKLEVVHHFTNQVNLNESKINHEEKKVNCKHQELFSESAWTGLDDQDKGLLLNGTFNEEESAKSFQEALIQWRNGSCDHRKEQHAGKVLSESVGICEVQTNLTSVKERFQIQFKEGGLSYMEKLLLKKYRRAAVDEISGICIKDLRPMQTQTVPHQAVIGGGEKGDDDDDDVNDLTVEEVKRYWTSVFRELVPKTVPETVPESAEPTLKIEFLDDSYCTNLEESCNFLVTEAGAIEMNNQRKTEPLEEFESFPAVASQNNTLLDFLPEETVGTMRKSSCHLTATADTPYLLHLPLDRYPVSSEEILHEKMVVCSVLERNAEQKDTIELKTAGRSLSSCKLPEKTSDPSELMSNNYLFEIQLQKNDKDSQELDGGCNSQSLVMPVITTSSALQDVSKIQKSASPQYRGLEGFFVVGVNPKQVTLEASSSLPADSSAMKRSIPFPGHKKWVADRSLSECADDSVVQGVIESQLNRSSSGLETQNRISPLMVVCRSYSGNESKRPHSADMLQHKLTRSCPKNIQPRPKSSPMQMFRVDGEIPKHECIDVTKQDEDHWKYIADQEALLTLEKELQSYASSQEKLYSLTSEDVTSSSRCLRKICGNVTDFHKNLELKDQNRDDMPGGYDEGQMDDKEEILEDKRQVLALQ